In Mustela nigripes isolate SB6536 chromosome 2, MUSNIG.SB6536, whole genome shotgun sequence, a single window of DNA contains:
- the GPR160 gene encoding probable G-protein coupled receptor 160 isoform X3, whose translation MAPAHPANTGAPWVGAGFSRPGTRKRSPLSGGQLPLSPSSIAFLPPASRRRPSGQPPAGGATGRALKGCPARTPALPGRSGPSGGGVPTESPGATLVTPLLLLGALGAEPGQRAELPPLSRRSPGAGRSRCLVPRPAPGTRSAIRSPAAPGGPRRWRQGRTPQFQRRPQGHSPRRKVPQAEDVQMTRDWNLFVVSAVWNYWELPIAISLAALRIAATGNLRFKHC comes from the exons ATGGCCCCCGCCCACCCTGCAAATACCGGAGCTCCTTGGGTTGGGGCTGGGTTCTCAAGGCCGGGTACGCGGAAAAGGTCTCCCTTGAGCGGCGGGCAGCTCCCGCTCTCCCCATCCTCCATCGCCTTTCTTCCCCCCGCCAGCAGGCGGCGCCCCTCCGGCCAGCCTCCCGCCGGGGGCGCAACGGGGCGTGCGCTCAAAGGCTGCCCGGCTCGGACGCCCGCACTTCCTGGTCGGAGCGGGCCTAGCGGCGGCGGGGTCCCAACAGAGTCCCCGGGGGCTACGCTCGTTACTCCGCTCCTCCTCCTGGGAGCGCTGGGGGCGGAGCCCGGCCAGCGCGCGGAGCTCCCGCCCCTCTCCCGGCGGTCACCTGGGGCCGGGCGCAGCAGGTGTCTGGTCCCGCGCCCAGCGCCGGGGACGCGGAGCGCGATCCGGAGCCCCGCCGCGCCGG GTGGCCCCAGGAGGTGGCGGCAGGGCCGAACCCCGCAATTCCAGAGGCGACCGCAAGGACACAGCCCGCGGAGGAAGGTCCCGCAGGCCGAAGACGTGCAGATGACTCGG GACTGGAATCTTTTTGTGGTATCCGCGGTATGGAATTATTGGGAATTGCCAATAGCGATCAGCCTGGCCGCTCTGAGAATCGCGGCCACGGGGAACCTGCGGTTTAAACACTGTTGA
- the GPR160 gene encoding probable G-protein coupled receptor 160 isoform X4, with the protein MAPAHPANTGAPWVGAGFSRPGTRKRSPLSGGQLPLSPSSIAFLPPASRRRPSGQPPAGGATGRALKGCPARTPALPGRSGPSGGGVPTESPGATLVTPLLLLGALGAEPGQRAELPPLSRRSPGAGRSRCLVPRPAPGTRSAIRSPAAPGGPRRWRQGRTPQFQRRPQGHSPRRKVPQAEDVQMTRL; encoded by the exons ATGGCCCCCGCCCACCCTGCAAATACCGGAGCTCCTTGGGTTGGGGCTGGGTTCTCAAGGCCGGGTACGCGGAAAAGGTCTCCCTTGAGCGGCGGGCAGCTCCCGCTCTCCCCATCCTCCATCGCCTTTCTTCCCCCCGCCAGCAGGCGGCGCCCCTCCGGCCAGCCTCCCGCCGGGGGCGCAACGGGGCGTGCGCTCAAAGGCTGCCCGGCTCGGACGCCCGCACTTCCTGGTCGGAGCGGGCCTAGCGGCGGCGGGGTCCCAACAGAGTCCCCGGGGGCTACGCTCGTTACTCCGCTCCTCCTCCTGGGAGCGCTGGGGGCGGAGCCCGGCCAGCGCGCGGAGCTCCCGCCCCTCTCCCGGCGGTCACCTGGGGCCGGGCGCAGCAGGTGTCTGGTCCCGCGCCCAGCGCCGGGGACGCGGAGCGCGATCCGGAGCCCCGCCGCGCCGG GTGGCCCCAGGAGGTGGCGGCAGGGCCGAACCCCGCAATTCCAGAGGCGACCGCAAGGACACAGCCCGCGGAGGAAGGTCCCGCAGGCCGAAGACGTGCAGATGACTCGG